In Molothrus ater isolate BHLD 08-10-18 breed brown headed cowbird chromosome 19, BPBGC_Mater_1.1, whole genome shotgun sequence, a single genomic region encodes these proteins:
- the LOC118693793 gene encoding TBC1 domain family member 24-like produces MLQLGLSLPRCPGGAAAAFPMAEPAAGEEPGPGPEGLGSSPVTIVVTSEADTWDIDTSPGRGCGPFVDWAKMPEAQGPARIPRDVLGRPPKELKRLAREGCWAGSHAGRARLYPRLIQRVSCRLVTPDALVYRDVAGRLFGKRSVSSHPLPEFLEGCPVPTYCLSPHGVAALKKILICVGALFPDITHSPLLPALAALLLHYSEDEAQCFESLSRLIASNAPHAAYIDQSFLAHQASCMTFGDLASKHCPAAHKLIAGAADNVLEVYSEWLSWLFPGLPLAYAVRVLDVFLLEGQKVLYRIALALLKQFRLSAAPAGPQGSDVKAELQAFARNIAQHVTVDKLLERAFGIRLFSRKEIWLLHMANRKALVERGITVVQRRPSFHLAVDMQKFSSSTVTAQEMRLVWSWLPERFSLFPPLLLFSTCQDGCSLQRFYTCCEGYEPTVLLIKTTEGEVCGAFLSSDWAERKKSGATSGFFGTGECFVFTVRPEAERYEWVLIQRPELAKAVPRSRQRSPSPAPESPPGSSRDSPSPKHLAVPSAQGRGRLSPFLAIRHFLLPSKTASMFMAGSRDGIVIGGGGGQALSLDASLLRGHTERCETFDNPPLCRENFQVQLLEVWGFQSA; encoded by the exons atgctgcagctggggctcagcctgccccgctgccccggGGGCGCGGCCGCCGCCTTCCCCATGGCCGAGCCGGCGGCGGGCGAGGAGCCGGGACCGGGCCCGG aggggctgggctcaTCCCCGGTCACCATCGTGGTCACGTCCGAGGCCGACACCTGGGACATCGACACCtccccgggccggggctgcgggcccTTCGTGGACTGGGCCAAGATGCCGGAGGCGCAGGGGCCGGCGCGGATCCCGCGGGACGTGCTGGGCCGGCCCCCGAAGGAGCTGAAGCGGCTGGCGAGGGAAGGCTGCTGGGCCGGGAGCCAcgcgggccgggcccggctcTACCCCCGCCTCATCCAGCGCGTCTCCTGCCGCCTCGTCACCCCCGACGCGCTCGTGTACCGGGACGTGGCCGGCCGGCTCTTCGGGAAGCGCAGCGTGAGCTCGCACCCGCTGCCCGAGTTCCTGGAGGGCTGCCCCGTGCCCACCTACTGCCTCAGCCCGCACGGCGTCGCGGCCCTGAAGAAGATCCTCATCTGCGTGGGCGCCCTGTTCCCCGACATCACGCACAGCCCGCTGCTGCCGGCGCTGGCGGCGCTGCTGCTGCACTACAGCGAGGACGAGGCCCAGTGCTTCGAGAGCCTCTCGCGCCTCATCGCCAGCAACGCTCCCCACGCCGCCTACATCGACCAGTCCTTCCTGGCCCACCAGGCCTCCTGCATGACCTTCGGGGACCTGGCCAGCAAGCACTGCCCCGCGGCTCACAAGCTCATCGCCGGCGCCGCCGACAACGTGCTCGAGGTCTACTCGGAGTGGCTCTCGTGGCTCTTCCCCGGGCTGCCCTTGGCCTACGCCGTGCGCGTGCTGGACGTGTTCCTGCTGGAGGGCCAGAAGGTCCTGTACCGCATcgccctggccctgctgaagCAGTTCAGGCTCTCGGCGGCCCCGGCCGGGCCGCAGGGCTCCGACGTCAAGGCCGAGCTGCAGGCTTTCGCCAGGAACATCGCCCAGCACGTCACCGTGGACAAACTCCTGGAGAGAGCCTTCGGCATCCGCCTCTTCTCCCGCAAGGAGATCTGGCTGCTGCACATGGCCAACAGGAAGGCCTTGGTGGAGAGGGGCATCACCGTGGTGCAGAGGAG GCCGTCCTTCCACCTGGCCGTGGACATGCAGAAGTTCAGCTCCAGCACGGTCACGGCACAGGAGATGCGCCTCGTCTGGTCCTGGCTCCCCGAGCGCTTCTCGCTCTTCCCCCCGCTGCTGCTCTTCTCCACCTGCCAGGAcggctgcagcctgcagag GTTCTACACGTGCTGTGAAGGCTACGAACCCACGGTGCTGCTCATCAAAACCACCGAGGGGGAG GTGTGTGGGGCCTTTCTCTCCTCGGACTGGGCCGAAAGGAAGAAGAGCGGAGCCACATCGGGCTTTTTTGGGACCGGGGAGTGCTTCGTGTTCACT GTGCGCCCCGAGGCAGAGAGGTACGAGTGGGTGCTCATCCAGAGGCCGGAGCTGGCCAAGGCCGTGCCGCGCTCCCGGCAGCGCTCGCCTTCCCCCGCTCCCGAGTCCCCGCCCGGCTCCTcccgggacagccccagccccaagcACCTGGCCGTGCCCTCGGCGCAGGGCAGAGGCCGCCTGTCCCCGTTCCTGGccatcaggcacttcctgctgccctccaaAACTGCCTCCATGTTCATGGCCGGCTCCCGGGATGGCATCGTCATTG GCGGAGGGGGAGGCCAAGCGCTGTCCCTGGACGCCAGCCTGCTGCGGGGACACACGGAGCGCTGCGAGACCTTCGACAACCCCCCGCTCTGCCGGGAGAACTTCcaggtgcagctcctggaggtgtGGGGCTTCCAAAGCGCCTag